One part of the Lachnospiraceae bacterium JLR.KK002 genome encodes these proteins:
- a CDS encoding ABC-three component system protein translates to MNRSNYFNYIEEKLNILSYRIKSRGKINLLDLNIYSETFFAELMNHLLGYELRNINAISQNTEGIDLIDNKNKVLVQVSATSSKQKIENSLAKKSFKDYSGFNFKFIAISGEADKLRAHSFTNPYKVIFSPLNDIYDIKSLLNIVLNMQISAQRRLYDFLKDELGSFVDIVKVDSNLASVINILSQEDLSGIVDSPEINSFEILRKIEFNDLLAVQPTIDDYKIYYSRLDEKYKEFDRQGANKSLSVLAVIRKQYVKLSGENVEPYEMFFSIIDNLIELIMNSKNYVEIPYEELEMCVSVLVVDAFIRCKIFKNPEGYNHVAT, encoded by the coding sequence ATGAACCGTAGTAATTATTTTAACTACATAGAAGAAAAACTAAATATATTATCGTATCGCATAAAAAGTAGAGGTAAAATAAATCTACTGGATTTAAATATTTATTCTGAGACATTTTTTGCTGAGCTTATGAACCACTTGTTGGGATATGAGTTAAGAAATATTAATGCTATCAGCCAAAATACAGAGGGAATAGATTTGATTGATAATAAAAACAAAGTTCTTGTTCAGGTTTCAGCTACTTCTTCCAAACAAAAGATTGAAAACTCTTTAGCTAAAAAGAGTTTTAAAGATTATTCTGGATTTAATTTTAAATTTATTGCAATTTCAGGAGAGGCTGATAAATTACGGGCGCATTCGTTTACGAATCCATACAAAGTCATCTTTTCGCCGTTGAACGATATATATGATATTAAATCATTGTTGAATATTGTTTTGAATATGCAGATTAGTGCGCAACGAAGATTGTATGATTTTTTAAAAGATGAGCTGGGAAGTTTTGTTGATATAGTTAAGGTTGATTCTAATCTGGCATCTGTTATCAATATATTATCTCAGGAAGATTTGTCAGGTATAGTTGATTCACCAGAAATAAATTCATTTGAAATATTGAGAAAAATAGAGTTTAATGATTTATTGGCTGTTCAGCCTACCATAGACGATTATAAAATTTATTATAGTAGATTAGACGAAAAGTATAAAGAATTTGACAGACAAGGTGCAAATAAAAGTCTTTCTGTTCTGGCAGTTATTCGAAAACAGTATGTTAAATTATCCGGGGAAAATGTAGAACCATATGAGATGTTTTTTTCTATTATAGACAATCTGATTGAGCTGATAATGAATAGTAAAAATTATGTGGAAATTCCTTATGAAGAATTGGAAATGTGTGTCTCGGTTTTAGTTGTGGATGCATTTATTCGTTGTAAGATATTTAAGAATCCGGAGGGATATAATCATGTTGCTACCTGA
- the cobT gene encoding nicotinate-nucleotide--dimethylbenzimidazole phosphoribosyltransferase: MKLEECLEQIRPLDGEACLACEKRWDSIAKPLKSLGKLESNLIQIAGMQRTGQIHLGKKALVVMCADNGVVAEGVTQTGQEVTAIVAENFLDVKSCAAIMCKDTGTDIFPIDIGMVVDTPRVEKRKIAYGTRNMAVEPAMTREEALQGVEVGINLAKELKDKGYDIMATGEMGIGNTTTSSAVASVLLERPVEEMTGRGAGLTTAGLHKKIQVIQNAIALHKPSPQDPLDVLAKVGGLDLAGLTGIYLGGAAFGMPVIVDGFISAVAALLATRFSALAGDYMIASHVSKEPAGAAILEAIGKSPSLICDMCLGEGTGAVALFPLLDMGLDIYEKMSTFSQIQVEEYVPLD, translated from the coding sequence ATGAAATTAGAAGAATGTCTGGAACAAATCCGTCCTTTAGATGGGGAAGCATGTCTTGCCTGTGAAAAGCGGTGGGACAGTATTGCGAAACCTTTAAAAAGTCTGGGAAAGCTGGAAAGCAACCTGATACAGATTGCAGGAATGCAGCGAACCGGGCAGATTCATCTTGGAAAAAAGGCTCTGGTGGTGATGTGCGCGGATAACGGCGTAGTGGCAGAAGGTGTGACTCAGACCGGGCAGGAAGTTACCGCTATTGTGGCGGAGAATTTTCTGGATGTAAAATCCTGCGCTGCCATTATGTGTAAAGATACCGGAACAGACATTTTTCCCATTGACATAGGAATGGTAGTGGATACGCCCAGAGTGGAAAAACGAAAGATTGCCTATGGTACCAGAAATATGGCGGTGGAACCGGCAATGACCAGGGAAGAAGCACTTCAGGGCGTGGAAGTGGGGATTAATCTGGCAAAAGAGCTGAAAGACAAGGGGTACGATATCATGGCCACCGGAGAAATGGGAATCGGAAATACCACCACCAGCAGCGCAGTGGCCAGCGTTCTGCTGGAAAGACCGGTGGAGGAGATGACCGGACGGGGCGCAGGCCTTACCACAGCAGGCCTGCATAAAAAGATTCAGGTGATTCAGAACGCCATTGCATTGCATAAGCCCAGTCCCCAGGATCCACTGGATGTACTGGCCAAAGTGGGCGGACTGGATCTGGCAGGGCTTACGGGAATTTATCTGGGCGGAGCTGCCTTTGGAATGCCAGTGATTGTGGACGGGTTTATTTCCGCAGTGGCGGCATTGCTGGCAACACGTTTCAGTGCTCTGGCGGGGGACTATATGATTGCATCTCATGTTTCCAAAGAGCCGGCCGGAGCAGCCATACTGGAAGCCATTGGGAAATCCCCCAGTCTGATATGCGATATGTGCCTGGGAGAGGGGACCGGAGCAGTGGCATTGTTCCCACTGCTTGATATGGGACTGGATATTTATGAGAAAATGAGTACCTTTTCCCAGATTCAGGTGGAAGAATATGTACCGCTGGACTAA
- a CDS encoding cobyrinate a,c-diamide synthase produces the protein MKLPRIMIAAPSSGSGKTLITCGLLQAFANRGLKVTSFKCGPDYIDPMFHRTVLGIPARNLDTFFTGADMTRYLLGKAATQRDMALLEGVMGFYDGAGGVTTTASSYELAKVTDTPVILVVNARGMSLSVVSLIQGFLGFRRDSNIAGVILNQVSSSSYSLLRQEIEKTLPVSVFGYVPKCPELTLESRHLGLVMPEEVEGFQEKLQHFAGMLEETLDLEKILTCARTAGELDVTKPESLCGENGSELENPEKAEPGAESSGIQNTCSYSEIRLRIGIARDEAFCFCYEENLELLRELGAEPVFFSPLHDRTLPEHLQGMIFYGGYPELHMAKLSGNQEMRLEISAQLKGGMPFLAECGGFMYLQESMEDSEGNLWPMAGVFQGKAYPTGKLGRFGYLTLTAREEHLLLQPGESIKGHEFHYFDCTENGNACHGKKPFGSREWDCIQGGPGYAAGFPHLYYYSSPRFIRRFLQKCREYAGRMDEVSQKVIR, from the coding sequence ATGAAACTGCCGAGAATTATGATTGCCGCTCCCTCCAGCGGAAGCGGAAAAACACTGATTACCTGCGGGCTGCTGCAGGCCTTTGCAAACCGGGGCCTTAAGGTTACTTCCTTTAAATGCGGCCCGGATTACATAGACCCAATGTTCCACCGGACAGTGCTGGGGATTCCGGCCCGGAACCTGGATACCTTTTTTACCGGAGCAGACATGACCCGGTATCTGCTTGGAAAAGCTGCGACACAGCGGGATATGGCCCTGCTGGAAGGGGTAATGGGATTTTACGACGGAGCGGGAGGCGTGACAACCACTGCGTCTTCTTATGAACTGGCAAAAGTTACGGATACGCCGGTGATTCTTGTGGTGAATGCCAGAGGCATGAGCCTTTCGGTGGTCTCCCTGATACAGGGATTTCTGGGATTTCGGCGAGACAGCAATATAGCCGGAGTTATTTTAAATCAGGTATCATCATCTTCTTATTCCCTGCTCAGACAGGAAATTGAAAAGACCCTGCCGGTATCCGTATTCGGCTATGTGCCGAAATGTCCGGAACTGACACTGGAAAGCCGCCATCTGGGCCTTGTCATGCCAGAGGAGGTGGAAGGATTTCAGGAAAAACTGCAGCATTTTGCCGGGATGCTGGAGGAAACCCTGGATTTGGAAAAAATCCTTACGTGTGCACGGACTGCCGGAGAGCTGGATGTAACAAAGCCGGAGAGCCTGTGCGGGGAGAACGGTTCGGAGCTGGAAAATCCGGAGAAAGCAGAGCCAGGTGCGGAATCTTCAGGAATACAGAACACCTGTTCTTATTCTGAGATAAGGCTCCGCATCGGCATCGCAAGGGACGAAGCGTTTTGCTTCTGCTATGAGGAAAATCTGGAATTGCTGAGGGAACTGGGAGCAGAACCGGTATTTTTCTCCCCCCTTCACGACAGAACTTTGCCGGAGCATCTGCAGGGTATGATTTTTTACGGAGGCTATCCGGAACTGCATATGGCAAAGTTAAGCGGCAATCAGGAAATGCGCCTTGAGATTTCCGCTCAGTTAAAAGGCGGTATGCCCTTTCTGGCAGAGTGCGGAGGCTTTATGTATCTGCAGGAATCCATGGAGGATTCAGAAGGAAACCTGTGGCCTATGGCGGGGGTTTTTCAGGGAAAAGCATATCCCACAGGAAAATTGGGGCGTTTTGGGTATCTTACTCTGACTGCCAGAGAAGAACATCTGCTTTTGCAGCCGGGGGAATCCATAAAAGGCCATGAATTCCATTATTTTGACTGCACGGAAAACGGAAATGCCTGCCACGGGAAAAAGCCTTTCGGCAGCCGGGAATGGGACTGCATTCAGGGAGGCCCAGGGTATGCGGCGGGATTTCCTCATCTCTATTATTATTCCAGTCCCCGGTTTATCCGGAGATTTTTACAGAAATGCAGAGAGTATGCCGGAAGAATGGACGAAGTATCACAGAAGGTAATCAGATAA
- a CDS encoding DUF6483 family protein yields MVEKDYIMRIIHEMVRAILKLIFHVDEEKQELVFLEGKDQDFYQKLCLMADQGNINGAENMLYEYLESESWTEEEGKPEHLKLSLAFYDYLNEKTSDFLEDHDFSREEVAEGIKSVMKRYGYGGLAETLLENQ; encoded by the coding sequence ATGGTAGAAAAAGATTATATTATGCGTATCATTCATGAAATGGTGCGCGCCATACTGAAACTGATTTTCCATGTGGACGAAGAAAAGCAGGAGCTGGTGTTTCTGGAGGGAAAAGACCAGGATTTTTATCAGAAGCTGTGTCTTATGGCAGACCAGGGAAATATAAACGGGGCGGAAAATATGCTGTATGAATATCTGGAAAGCGAATCCTGGACGGAAGAAGAGGGAAAACCGGAACATCTGAAGCTATCTCTGGCATTTTATGATTATCTCAACGAGAAGACCAGTGATTTTCTGGAAGACCATGATTTTTCCAGAGAGGAAGTGGCAGAAGGAATCAAAAGTGTGATGAAACGCTATGGATATGGCGGGCTGGCAGAGACATTACTGGAAAATCAGTGA
- a CDS encoding YoaK family protein, with protein sequence MSESAAVVAILCISGGFQDAYTYNCRDEVFANAQTGNMVLMGQNFAMGNWRLGVRYLLPVAAFAVGIYGAEKIRRRFSRSEAIHWRQIVVLLEAVLLFAAGFFPQQINLFANMLVSFVCAMQVQSFRKLNGNAYATTMCIGNLRAATELWCSYRSTGNRELRQKSLLYYGFIGIFIAGAALGGILTKLLAEKAIWISSVLLLAVFAMMFQKEKVP encoded by the coding sequence ATGTCAGAATCAGCGGCTGTGGTGGCAATCCTGTGCATTTCCGGGGGATTTCAGGACGCTTATACCTACAACTGCAGGGATGAGGTATTTGCCAATGCCCAGACAGGGAATATGGTGCTGATGGGACAGAATTTCGCCATGGGGAACTGGCGCTTGGGCGTGCGTTATCTGCTGCCGGTGGCTGCCTTTGCAGTGGGAATTTACGGAGCTGAGAAAATACGCAGGCGGTTTAGCAGGTCGGAGGCCATTCACTGGAGACAGATTGTGGTATTGCTGGAGGCTGTGCTGCTGTTTGCGGCAGGATTTTTCCCTCAGCAAATCAACCTGTTTGCCAATATGCTGGTTTCTTTTGTGTGTGCCATGCAGGTGCAGAGCTTCCGGAAATTAAATGGAAACGCCTACGCCACTACCATGTGCATCGGGAATCTGCGGGCGGCAACGGAACTGTGGTGCAGCTACCGTTCCACCGGGAACCGGGAGCTGAGACAGAAAAGCCTGCTGTATTACGGATTTATCGGAATCTTTATCGCGGGAGCCGCTCTGGGAGGCATACTGACGAAACTTCTGGCAGAGAAGGCCATCTGGATTTCCAGTGTGCTTCTTCTGGCAGTTTTTGCGATGATGTTTCAGAAAGAAAAAGTGCCATAA
- a CDS encoding thioesterase family protein — MLETGIKGHQELTVTAEDTAKVHKSGTLNVLATPRMAALMEETAWKSVAEHLEAGMGTVGIKLNLEHQAPTPVGMKVWCDSVLTEVDGRKLTFSITAFDESGKIGEGFHERFIIEETKFQSKADKKKQGQ; from the coding sequence ATGTTGGAGACAGGAATCAAAGGACATCAGGAACTGACCGTAACTGCAGAGGATACCGCAAAAGTGCATAAAAGCGGCACGCTTAACGTGCTTGCCACACCGCGTATGGCGGCTCTTATGGAAGAAACTGCCTGGAAAAGCGTGGCAGAACATCTGGAGGCGGGCATGGGCACCGTGGGAATCAAACTGAATCTGGAACACCAGGCTCCCACGCCGGTGGGTATGAAAGTATGGTGCGACAGTGTTCTGACGGAAGTGGATGGCAGGAAGCTGACATTCTCCATCACCGCTTTTGATGAATCAGGAAAAATCGGAGAGGGATTTCATGAGCGCTTCATAATAGAAGAAACAAAATTCCAGAGCAAGGCAGATAAGAAAAAGCAGGGACAGTGA
- a CDS encoding AAA family ATPase: MDEWDAVFHMPFSDEEDLKTWLLFLKALLKGKSYVAFAYMTGILPIAKYSEGSELNMFLEYDMATKIRFGEYFGFSESEVDMWKHYCNLLFSPTNSRWFVIPSSSGFSQI, encoded by the coding sequence ATTGATGAATGGGACGCTGTCTTCCACATGCCTTTTTCAGATGAGGAAGACCTGAAAACCTGGCTCCTGTTTTTGAAAGCTCTGTTAAAAGGAAAAAGCTACGTTGCCTTTGCTTATATGACAGGCATCCTTCCCATTGCAAAGTATTCGGAAGGCTCTGAACTGAACATGTTCCTGGAATACGATATGGCCACAAAAATCCGATTTGGGGAATATTTCGGCTTTTCTGAATCAGAAGTCGACATGTGGAAACACTACTGTAATCTGCTTTTTTCTCCGACAAACAGCAGATGGTTTGTCATACCGAGCAGCTCCGGCTTTTCACAGATATAG
- a CDS encoding class I SAM-dependent methyltransferase, with protein MDFEQLAKIENESERVNRTYDIFNEDSRLNHSKAARVEFLTTVHYLEKYLKAGDRILDIGAGAGEYSLYFAHKGYEVSALELADANIAAFRKKLTSEDNIDLVQGNALDLSRYADKSFDVVLLFGPLYHLKHDGDKQKCISEARRVCKDDGKIFFAFISNDFVFLTELAYDVNYFSGGDYDRETFKLNDFPFVFHTVDAAEKLLADGGINVLHRVASDGASELLAERINEMSDEDYAQYLRYHFYICEKPELLGMTNHLLFVGEKSRLQ; from the coding sequence ATGGATTTTGAACAACTTGCAAAAATAGAAAACGAAAGTGAACGTGTAAACAGAACGTATGATATATTCAACGAGGACAGCAGACTCAATCATTCAAAGGCCGCAAGGGTTGAATTTCTGACTACCGTTCATTACCTGGAAAAATATCTGAAAGCGGGCGACAGGATACTTGACATCGGTGCAGGTGCAGGCGAATACAGTCTTTACTTTGCACATAAGGGTTATGAAGTGTCGGCTCTTGAGCTTGCCGACGCCAACATTGCGGCTTTCAGAAAGAAGCTCACCAGCGAAGACAACATAGATCTTGTTCAGGGCAACGCCCTTGATCTCTCCCGCTATGCAGATAAGTCCTTTGACGTCGTGCTTCTGTTCGGCCCCCTTTATCATTTGAAACATGATGGGGACAAACAGAAGTGCATCAGCGAAGCCAGGCGAGTTTGCAAAGACGACGGTAAAATATTCTTTGCCTTTATTTCCAATGACTTTGTTTTCCTTACCGAGCTTGCATACGATGTAAATTATTTTTCAGGCGGCGATTATGACAGAGAAACATTCAAACTCAATGACTTTCCGTTTGTATTCCACACGGTGGATGCTGCAGAAAAACTACTTGCTGACGGCGGCATAAACGTATTGCACAGGGTTGCATCCGATGGTGCAAGCGAGCTTCTGGCGGAAAGAATCAACGAAATGAGCGATGAGGACTACGCACAGTATCTCCGTTATCATTTCTATATCTGTGAAAAGCCGGAGCTGCTCGGTATGACAAACCATCTGCTGTTTGTCGGAGAAAAAAGCAGATTACAGTAG
- a CDS encoding fructosamine kinase family protein — protein sequence MTDTIQQFSSLEQALHMLSGNSMKITARERVTGGDINEATKLTLSDGTHIFMKSNPGKNVSFFLREAEGLAAIAKTGVISTPQVLGCGEEAGEGAFLLLEFVERGRPRRDSQEILARQLARMHQAGTEDFVTGGTYGFVQDNYIGANPQVNTPCKSWVEFFRDCRLKPQFRQASGYFQEEERKKITKLLERAEDILVEPEYPSLVHGDLWAGNVMTGSDGLAWLTDPAAYVGHREADLAMTELFGGFSRRFYEEYREAAPLQPGYEKRKDFYNLYHLLNHLNLFGRGYLSSVRRIVEEYYGF from the coding sequence ATGACAGATACCATACAACAGTTTTCCTCCCTGGAGCAGGCATTGCATATGCTGTCCGGTAACAGCATGAAAATCACAGCCAGAGAGCGGGTAACGGGAGGCGACATCAACGAGGCAACGAAACTGACCCTCAGTGACGGAACGCACATTTTTATGAAATCCAACCCTGGAAAAAACGTATCGTTTTTCCTGCGGGAAGCGGAGGGCCTTGCGGCCATTGCAAAGACGGGCGTCATTTCCACACCGCAGGTACTCGGCTGCGGAGAAGAAGCAGGTGAAGGAGCTTTTTTACTGCTGGAATTTGTGGAAAGGGGACGTCCTAGGAGAGATTCTCAGGAAATCCTGGCACGTCAGCTGGCTCGAATGCACCAGGCCGGGACGGAGGATTTTGTTACCGGAGGAACTTATGGGTTTGTTCAGGATAATTATATCGGTGCAAATCCGCAGGTGAATACACCGTGCAAAAGCTGGGTGGAGTTTTTTCGGGATTGCCGGCTGAAACCTCAGTTTCGTCAGGCTTCCGGCTATTTTCAGGAAGAAGAGCGGAAAAAGATAACAAAGCTGCTGGAGCGGGCAGAAGACATTCTGGTGGAGCCGGAGTACCCGTCTCTTGTCCATGGAGATTTGTGGGCCGGAAATGTAATGACAGGGAGCGACGGTCTGGCGTGGCTGACAGATCCGGCGGCTTATGTGGGACACCGGGAAGCAGACCTGGCCATGACGGAGCTTTTTGGAGGATTTTCCCGGAGATTTTATGAGGAGTACCGGGAAGCTGCGCCTCTGCAGCCAGGATATGAAAAGCGGAAGGATTTTTATAACCTTTATCATTTGCTGAATCATCTGAATCTGTTTGGCCGGGGCTATCTGTCTTCGGTAAGACGTATTGTGGAGGAATATTATGGATTTTGA
- a CDS encoding MBL fold metallo-hydrolase: protein MSMEINLFQAGKGDCILVRCGMGIKKVNILIDSGMKKDYFLKALGRIVENDEKIDVLILTHDDNDHIKGASDLLRKLYREENNKKSAGISSFFDVGVPEKTYKNLFEGLTDDRVLFNFGGNGTETLLGVRDAKELFENFREMDIQNLKFVFSDTDEIPGVPYSNLLQLRWENAGQDIQSKVIRHPNQKELESEGERLEVVILSPEKQALVKYIQHAWEKLQEKDVLAKGGEKKPQSEWDRSVQYWLLNLENYANKSKTSYVNQASIAFLLIYEGRCGLFAGDASPEEMIKAGRKYLERKQIHQDYMEVDFIKLPHHGSSHNVNRAFFEFFRTKTFFVTTEGDVQYKHPGKVMLALIADSLKKGETAYIYSSYSWWKNNVVFRKSEKYKGNWNEEGDLCTLKDADGNIKYLHFQKLETEPVAIGKDIFVRR from the coding sequence ATGTCAATGGAAATAAATTTGTTCCAGGCTGGAAAAGGGGATTGCATTCTGGTCAGATGTGGAATGGGAATCAAAAAGGTAAATATACTGATTGATTCAGGAATGAAAAAGGATTATTTTCTGAAAGCATTGGGTCGGATTGTAGAAAATGATGAAAAAATAGATGTTCTTATTCTGACTCATGATGATAACGACCATATAAAGGGTGCGTCAGATTTGCTGAGAAAATTGTATCGAGAAGAAAATAATAAAAAATCTGCTGGAATATCTTCATTTTTTGATGTGGGAGTGCCGGAGAAGACATATAAAAATCTGTTTGAAGGATTAACAGATGACAGGGTTCTGTTTAATTTTGGGGGAAATGGGACAGAAACACTTTTAGGCGTTCGGGATGCAAAAGAGTTGTTTGAGAATTTTAGAGAAATGGATATTCAGAATCTGAAATTTGTTTTTTCAGATACAGATGAGATACCAGGGGTTCCATACTCTAATCTGCTACAGTTAAGATGGGAGAATGCAGGACAGGATATACAGAGTAAGGTAATCAGACATCCAAATCAAAAAGAACTGGAATCAGAAGGGGAGCGTCTGGAGGTTGTAATTCTCAGTCCTGAAAAGCAGGCATTGGTGAAGTATATTCAACATGCATGGGAAAAACTACAGGAAAAAGATGTTTTAGCAAAAGGAGGAGAGAAGAAACCTCAGAGTGAATGGGACAGATCAGTTCAGTATTGGCTGCTGAATCTTGAAAATTATGCAAATAAAAGTAAGACGAGCTATGTAAATCAGGCAAGTATCGCATTTCTGTTGATTTATGAGGGAAGATGCGGTTTGTTTGCAGGAGATGCCTCTCCGGAGGAAATGATAAAAGCCGGAAGGAAATATCTGGAACGAAAGCAGATTCATCAGGATTATATGGAAGTGGATTTTATAAAACTGCCTCATCATGGAAGTAGTCATAATGTGAACCGGGCGTTTTTTGAGTTTTTCAGGACAAAAACATTTTTTGTGACGACAGAAGGAGATGTGCAATATAAGCATCCGGGAAAAGTGATGCTGGCCCTGATAGCAGACAGTTTGAAGAAAGGGGAAACTGCATACATTTACAGCAGTTACTCCTGGTGGAAAAATAATGTGGTATTCAGAAAAAGTGAAAAATATAAAGGGAACTGGAACGAGGAAGGAGATTTGTGCACATTGAAGGATGCGGATGGAAATATAAAATACCTGCATTTTCAAAAGCTGGAAACAGAACCTGTAGCAATTGGGAAAGATATTTTTGTAAGAAGATAG
- the asnB gene encoding asparagine synthase (glutamine-hydrolyzing), whose product MCGIAGFYHREKDYGENESYYRTLLTGMHQELWRRGPDDAGIYLAKHCGFSHSRLSIIDISGGHQPMVRTAGGKTCSIVYNGELYNGKELRKMLQNRGWTFGTSCDTEVILLGFMEFGPEFVKQLNGIFAFGIYDSSLEALYLFRDSAGVKPLFYTICDGELIFASELKGLLAHPAVKPEIDRKGLNEIFGIGPARSPGCGVLKHIFEVCPGEMLACTRAGELQKSLYWRLESHPHEDSYEKTLETVSFLVQDSIRRQMVSDVPICTFLSGGVDSSLVSAVCAAELKKHGKRLATFSFDFVDNQKNFKANAFQPSQDRPYVEKMAAYIGSDHTFLECDNKHQIAMLYDSVKAHDLPAMADVDSSMLYFCSQVSKKYKVTLTGECADEIFGGYPWFHKQECLEAEMFPWTMDLSPRKELLSEDFLDYLKMDEYVLDCYHQSVEETPRWEGDSQEERRRREISWLNLRWFMQTLLNRMDRTSMYSGLEARVPFADTRIIQYVWNVPWEWKARDGVVKHLLRESGRGLLPEEVLFRRKSPYPKTYDPRYENLLKDMVREIILDGDSPVLQFVDVRKVEQFLNRSSDYGKPWYGQLMAGPQMLAYLLQVDEWMKRYQIQVVDL is encoded by the coding sequence ATGTGTGGAATTGCAGGATTTTATCATAGAGAAAAGGATTACGGAGAAAACGAATCTTATTACCGTACTTTACTGACGGGAATGCATCAGGAGCTGTGGCGCAGAGGGCCGGACGATGCGGGAATATATCTGGCGAAGCACTGCGGGTTTTCCCACAGCCGCCTTTCCATTATTGATATCTCCGGCGGCCATCAGCCCATGGTGCGTACCGCCGGAGGGAAGACCTGCAGCATTGTGTATAACGGGGAGCTTTACAATGGAAAAGAACTGCGGAAAATGCTGCAGAACCGGGGGTGGACTTTTGGAACATCCTGCGATACGGAAGTGATTTTGCTGGGCTTCATGGAATTCGGGCCGGAGTTTGTAAAACAGCTCAACGGTATTTTTGCCTTTGGAATCTATGATTCCAGTCTGGAAGCACTGTATCTGTTCCGGGATTCCGCAGGGGTAAAACCCCTGTTTTATACCATCTGCGACGGAGAACTGATTTTTGCCTCAGAGCTGAAAGGCCTTCTGGCTCACCCTGCGGTAAAACCGGAGATTGACCGGAAAGGACTGAATGAGATTTTCGGAATCGGACCTGCCAGAAGTCCGGGCTGCGGCGTTCTGAAACATATCTTTGAAGTATGTCCGGGAGAAATGCTGGCCTGTACCAGAGCAGGGGAACTGCAAAAGAGCCTGTACTGGAGGCTGGAAAGCCATCCTCATGAGGACAGTTATGAGAAAACCCTGGAAACAGTATCTTTTCTGGTGCAGGATTCCATCAGACGCCAGATGGTGTCAGATGTGCCCATCTGCACTTTCTTGTCCGGCGGCGTGGACAGCAGCCTGGTATCTGCAGTGTGCGCTGCAGAACTGAAAAAGCATGGAAAGAGGCTGGCTACCTTTTCTTTTGATTTCGTGGATAATCAGAAAAATTTTAAGGCAAATGCATTCCAGCCGTCTCAGGACAGACCTTATGTGGAGAAAATGGCGGCATATATCGGCTCAGACCATACGTTTCTGGAATGCGATAATAAACATCAGATTGCAATGCTGTACGATTCGGTAAAAGCCCATGACCTTCCGGCCATGGCGGACGTGGATTCTTCCATGCTGTATTTCTGTTCCCAGGTAAGCAAAAAGTATAAGGTGACTCTGACGGGAGAATGTGCGGATGAGATTTTCGGCGGGTATCCCTGGTTTCATAAGCAGGAATGCCTGGAGGCGGAGATGTTCCCCTGGACCATGGATTTGTCCCCCAGAAAAGAACTTTTGTCAGAGGATTTTCTGGATTATCTTAAGATGGATGAGTATGTTCTGGACTGCTATCACCAGTCCGTTGAGGAAACGCCCCGATGGGAGGGAGACAGTCAGGAGGAGAGAAGGCGCCGGGAAATTTCCTGGCTGAATCTGAGATGGTTTATGCAGACCCTCCTGAACCGGATGGACCGGACCAGCATGTACAGCGGCCTGGAGGCCCGCGTTCCCTTTGCAGATACCAGGATTATTCAGTATGTGTGGAATGTACCCTGGGAGTGGAAAGCCAGGGACGGTGTGGTAAAACACCTGCTCCGGGAGTCCGGCAGGGGCCTGCTGCCGGAAGAAGTATTATTCCGCAGGAAATCCCCTTATCCCAAAACCTACGATCCCCGCTATGAGAATCTTCTGAAAGACATGGTGCGGGAAATCATTCTCGACGGAGACTCTCCGGTTCTGCAGTTTGTGGATGTGAGAAAGGTGGAACAGTTCTTAAACCGTTCCTCCGATTATGGGAAGCCCTGGTACGGTCAGCTGATGGCGGGGCCTCAGATGCTGGCTTATCTGCTGCAGGTGGATGAGTGGATGAAGCGGTATCAGATTCAGGTGGTGGATTTGTGA